In Rhodococcus rhodochrous, a single genomic region encodes these proteins:
- a CDS encoding VOC family protein: MTITGQLVSFIPSTDLDVSETFYVDTLRFRKLSRDPFALVLDGGDGAPVRVTLVQSREETGYTVLGWRVSDLDGTVERLREHGVEFIRYNGMDQDDHDAWTAPDGMRVAWFRDPHGNVLSLLEHRT; this comes from the coding sequence ATGACGATCACCGGCCAACTCGTGAGTTTCATCCCGAGCACCGACCTCGACGTCTCGGAGACGTTCTACGTCGACACCCTGCGCTTCCGGAAGCTCTCCCGCGACCCGTTCGCGCTCGTCCTCGACGGAGGCGACGGCGCACCGGTCCGGGTGACCCTCGTGCAGTCGCGCGAGGAGACCGGCTACACCGTGCTGGGCTGGCGGGTATCCGATCTGGACGGCACCGTCGAACGACTGCGCGAGCACGGCGTGGAGTTCATCCGCTACAACGGCATGGACCAGGACGACCACGACGCGTGGACCGCGCCCGACGGCATGCGGGTCGCGTGGTTCCGAGACCCGCACGGCAACGTCCTGTCGTTGCTCGAACACCGCACCTGA
- a CDS encoding nuclear transport factor 2 family protein — MSTSEIATVLAWHDAVNSNDIDTLVQLSSDDIVLPTPDDDPDQGLDELREWATTAGVTLQPGRMFVHRGVVVVEETATWASDPGPREEAIAFRVVDDQVVTVVRHTDLAEAFEATGLSEADLYEE; from the coding sequence ATGAGCACCTCGGAGATCGCCACGGTCCTGGCCTGGCACGACGCCGTGAACAGCAACGACATCGACACGCTCGTGCAGTTGTCGAGCGACGACATCGTGCTGCCCACCCCCGACGACGATCCCGACCAAGGACTCGACGAGCTGCGCGAGTGGGCGACGACGGCGGGCGTCACGCTGCAGCCGGGCCGCATGTTCGTCCACCGGGGCGTCGTGGTGGTCGAGGAGACGGCGACGTGGGCGTCCGATCCGGGTCCCCGTGAGGAGGCGATCGCCTTCCGGGTGGTCGACGACCAGGTGGTCACCGTCGTCCGGCACACCGATCTCGCGGAGGCCTTCGAGGCGACCGGACTGAGTGAAGCAGATCTGTACGAGGAGTGA
- a CDS encoding CaiB/BaiF CoA transferase family protein — protein sequence MSAEAVEKKGPLAGIRVVEFKGLGPGPHAATLLADLGADVVIVQRPGEIPQEGQRDPIQRNRRIVEANLKDPADIEKVLTLLERADVLIEGFRPGVTERLGLGPDVVLERNPRIVYGRMTGWGQEGPLANAAGHDINYISLTGVLHAIGRQGERPVPPLNMVGDFGGGSMFLVFGILSALVERQTSGKGQVVDAAMVDGALALSHMMWAFRGRGAWSDERGVNMLDTGAPFYEVYETKDGKYMAVGSIEPQFYALLLQGLELDPADLPHQLDTSRWAEMKKIFTEKFLSKTRDEWTEIFLGTDACVSPVLTWAEAEKNEHLVARGSLIEIDGVVQHAPAPRFSRTPAGEPVGPAAEATDIDTLWV from the coding sequence GTGTCCGCTGAAGCTGTTGAGAAGAAGGGTCCGCTCGCGGGTATCCGCGTCGTCGAGTTCAAGGGCCTCGGTCCCGGCCCGCACGCCGCGACCCTGCTCGCCGATCTCGGCGCCGATGTCGTCATCGTGCAGCGCCCCGGCGAGATCCCGCAGGAGGGACAGCGCGATCCGATTCAGCGCAACCGTCGCATCGTCGAGGCCAACCTCAAGGATCCCGCCGACATCGAGAAGGTCCTGACCCTGCTCGAGCGCGCCGACGTCCTCATCGAGGGCTTCCGCCCCGGCGTCACCGAACGGCTCGGCCTCGGACCGGACGTGGTCCTCGAGCGCAACCCGCGCATCGTCTACGGCCGCATGACCGGCTGGGGCCAGGAGGGCCCGCTCGCCAACGCGGCCGGCCACGACATCAACTACATCTCCCTCACCGGCGTCCTGCACGCCATCGGCCGCCAGGGCGAGCGTCCGGTGCCGCCGCTGAACATGGTCGGCGACTTCGGTGGCGGTTCGATGTTCCTCGTGTTCGGCATCCTGTCCGCCCTCGTCGAGCGTCAGACCTCCGGCAAGGGTCAGGTCGTCGACGCGGCGATGGTCGACGGCGCGCTCGCCCTGTCGCACATGATGTGGGCGTTCCGCGGTCGCGGCGCGTGGTCGGACGAGCGCGGCGTCAACATGCTCGACACCGGCGCACCGTTCTACGAGGTCTACGAGACCAAGGACGGCAAGTACATGGCCGTCGGTTCCATCGAGCCGCAGTTCTACGCGCTGCTGCTGCAGGGCCTCGAGCTCGATCCGGCCGACCTGCCGCACCAGCTCGACACCTCGCGCTGGGCGGAGATGAAGAAGATCTTCACCGAGAAGTTCCTGTCGAAGACCCGCGACGAGTGGACCGAGATCTTCCTCGGCACCGACGCCTGCGTCTCCCCGGTCCTCACCTGGGCCGAGGCGGAGAAGAACGAGCATCTCGTCGCCCGCGGATCGCTGATCGAGATCGACGGCGTCGTGCAGCACGCACCGGCTCCGCGCTTCTCCCGCACCCCCGCCGGTGAGCCGGTCGGACCGGCGGCCGAGGCCACCGACATCGACACCCTCTGGGTCTGA
- a CDS encoding alpha/beta fold hydrolase — MSDGVGAAIHRSAATARARARTAVPGRVPEVLDVRSKDGTRIHTEAYGPADAPTIVLAHGILCELGFWRNQIRDLCDDYRVVAFDHRGHGRSQAAPARAYTMDHLADDLHAVLGAAAPDGRPVVVAGHSMGGIAVMAWAERYPRDVDARVSAVGLVNTTPGEIFDNVQFLRGPQSLTTVRRRVAQTVVPLARMPLPQRMPLRKHLLSRVAVGTGAAATITADVDRMLGRTSARGRGGYGRLLVNMIDTVDPSAITAPTLVIAGSHDRISPPGRSEWIAERLPNLLELRTFDSGHCGPLERPGEVSAALRELIETS, encoded by the coding sequence ATGAGTGATGGGGTGGGAGCCGCGATCCATCGATCGGCGGCCACGGCACGAGCACGAGCACGCACCGCGGTCCCGGGCCGCGTCCCGGAGGTGCTCGACGTCCGCAGCAAGGACGGCACCCGCATCCACACCGAGGCGTACGGGCCCGCCGACGCCCCGACGATCGTCCTGGCGCACGGCATCCTGTGCGAACTCGGTTTCTGGCGCAACCAGATTCGCGACCTGTGCGACGACTACCGGGTGGTCGCCTTCGATCACCGCGGTCACGGACGCAGCCAGGCCGCCCCTGCCCGGGCGTACACGATGGACCATCTCGCCGACGATCTCCACGCCGTGCTGGGCGCGGCCGCACCCGACGGCCGACCCGTCGTGGTCGCCGGGCACTCCATGGGCGGCATCGCCGTGATGGCCTGGGCCGAACGGTATCCGCGCGACGTCGACGCACGGGTGTCGGCCGTGGGCCTGGTGAACACCACACCGGGCGAGATCTTCGACAACGTGCAGTTCCTGCGCGGACCACAGAGCCTGACGACGGTGCGGCGCCGCGTCGCCCAGACCGTCGTTCCGCTGGCGCGGATGCCGCTCCCCCAGCGGATGCCGTTGCGCAAGCACCTGCTCTCCCGCGTCGCCGTCGGGACGGGGGCGGCCGCGACGATCACCGCGGACGTCGACCGCATGCTCGGCCGCACCTCGGCACGAGGTCGCGGCGGTTACGGGCGGCTGCTGGTGAACATGATCGACACCGTCGATCCCTCCGCGATCACCGCGCCCACCCTGGTGATCGCGGGCAGCCACGACCGGATCTCACCGCCGGGCCGATCCGAGTGGATCGCCGAGCGCCTGCCGAACCTGCTCGAACTGCGCACCTTCGACAGCGGGCACTGCGGCCCCCTGGAACGACCCGGAGAGGTGTCGGCGGCGCTGCGCGAGCTGATCGAGACGTCCTGA
- a CDS encoding PLP-dependent aminotransferase family protein, translating to MITRAIGAGSLVRDLGNWQDSGQSHSRRSARADPRPAYRALADSIRLLVHDGRVPLGVALPSERELAAALSVSRTTVASAYAALREEGYLRSRQGARSTVAVPARRDSENTGSRMPIGPAIDLSNASLPAPAAEIEAAYAAALRSMSTYLDSHGMEPIGVLVLREVIARRYRERGLPTSPDQIMVTSGAQHAMRLLLGVLDDPGDRVVVDHPTYPNALEAIRRYGARPVPVPVRPENGPHGGWDLDGVASAVRQTAARTAFLVPDFHNPTGLCLDEDGRAELARIMRDTRTTLVVDESMVDLWLDAPPPPPVAAMPAGASVVTVGSTAKSLWGGLRVGWIRADRDTIVRLAGARTAVDLGTPVMEQLAAAHLLSDVDELLERRRAALRERRRALCDALDCRLPDWEYTPGQGGMSLWARMPEPVSTSLAAAAPSHGVLLSAGPRFGVQGAFEHFVRLPYTQDVEVLDDAVEAMAAAYDQVASGRTPDEARLVV from the coding sequence GTGATCACTCGAGCGATCGGAGCCGGTTCGCTCGTCCGCGACCTCGGCAACTGGCAGGATTCCGGACAGTCGCATTCCCGTCGCTCCGCTCGCGCCGATCCCCGCCCTGCCTACCGGGCGCTCGCGGACAGCATCCGCCTGCTCGTGCACGACGGTCGCGTCCCACTCGGGGTCGCCCTGCCCAGCGAGCGGGAACTCGCCGCCGCGCTGTCGGTGAGCCGCACCACCGTCGCCTCCGCCTATGCGGCGCTGCGGGAAGAGGGCTATCTGCGCAGCCGCCAGGGCGCCCGCAGTACGGTCGCCGTGCCTGCACGTCGGGACTCCGAGAACACGGGGTCCCGGATGCCGATCGGTCCGGCGATCGATCTGAGCAATGCCTCGCTGCCCGCGCCGGCAGCGGAGATCGAGGCGGCGTATGCGGCGGCGCTGCGGTCGATGTCGACCTATCTCGACTCGCACGGCATGGAACCGATCGGGGTGTTGGTGCTGCGCGAAGTCATCGCCCGTCGCTACCGCGAGCGTGGACTGCCCACCTCGCCCGACCAGATCATGGTGACCTCCGGCGCGCAGCACGCGATGCGTCTGCTGCTCGGTGTGCTCGACGATCCCGGCGACCGGGTGGTCGTCGACCACCCCACCTATCCCAATGCGCTCGAAGCGATCCGCCGGTACGGCGCGCGCCCGGTGCCGGTTCCGGTGCGCCCGGAGAACGGTCCGCACGGCGGCTGGGATCTCGACGGTGTCGCCAGCGCCGTCCGGCAGACCGCCGCTCGCACCGCCTTCCTGGTTCCCGATTTCCACAACCCCACGGGCCTGTGCCTCGACGAGGACGGCCGCGCCGAACTGGCCCGCATCATGCGCGACACGCGGACCACGCTCGTCGTCGACGAGTCGATGGTCGATCTGTGGCTCGATGCTCCGCCGCCGCCTCCCGTCGCAGCCATGCCTGCCGGCGCGTCGGTGGTGACGGTGGGCTCGACGGCGAAGTCGCTGTGGGGTGGTCTGCGGGTGGGGTGGATCCGCGCCGACCGCGACACGATCGTCCGGCTGGCCGGAGCGCGGACCGCGGTCGACCTGGGCACGCCCGTCATGGAACAGCTCGCGGCCGCGCATCTGCTCTCCGACGTCGACGAACTGCTCGAACGTCGCCGCGCTGCGTTGAGGGAACGACGTCGTGCGCTGTGCGACGCCCTGGACTGCCGGCTGCCCGACTGGGAGTACACGCCGGGCCAGGGCGGGATGTCGCTGTGGGCGCGGATGCCCGAACCGGTGTCGACCTCGCTGGCTGCCGCCGCGCCGTCCCACGGTGTGCTGCTCTCCGCCGGTCCGCGCTTCGGTGTGCAGGGCGCGTTCGAGCACTTCGTGCGCCTGCCGTACACGCAGGACGTCGAGGTCCTCGACGATGCCGTCGAGGCCATGGCAGCCGCCTACGACCAGGTGGCCTCCGGGCGCACGCCCGACGAGGCGCGGCTCGTCGTCTGA
- a CDS encoding alkaline phosphatase D family protein, whose translation MYVSRRTLLRTVALGALAAPAAACSSGSSVATPSLVRERPILTHGVATGDVRADGALVWARSDRPARLVVETAATESFTDPVRHVGGLLTPETDGTGRLRLTGLPAGEQVHYRVVLEGEDGATSEPVTGLFRTAPTAPGDIRLQWSGDTAGQGFGINPDVGGMTIFDTMARRDPHLFVHSGDVVYADNPLKETVELPDGRIWRNVVTEPKSAVAQTLDEYRGQYAYNLMDENYRRFNSTVAQIVQWDDHETVNNWYAGEILDLDQYTEKNVDVLAERAFRAFHEWLPLDPAEAVDGRIHRVVRYGPLLDVFVLDMRTYKDANGTNVGAAGQVLGSAQTRWLIDELTRSTATWKIIAADLPIGLVVPDGDTAFEGIANGDNGAPSGRESEIAQVLSAVKARRITGTVWLTADVHYTAAHHYSPDRASFTDFDEFWEFVSGPLNAGAFGPNELDGTFGPEAVFVHAPPAANTSPMDGYQHFGEVFVDGATKQMRVELLDSRGTVLFRQVLDPPS comes from the coding sequence ATGTACGTGTCCCGTCGAACCCTGCTACGCACCGTTGCGCTCGGAGCCCTCGCGGCTCCGGCGGCGGCGTGCTCGTCGGGAAGTTCCGTTGCAACGCCGAGCCTGGTCCGTGAGCGGCCGATCCTCACCCACGGTGTGGCCACCGGCGACGTGCGGGCCGACGGGGCGCTCGTGTGGGCGCGCTCGGATCGACCGGCTCGGCTCGTCGTGGAGACGGCGGCCACCGAATCCTTCACCGATCCCGTCCGGCACGTGGGTGGACTGCTCACACCCGAGACCGACGGAACCGGCCGGCTGCGGCTGACGGGACTGCCGGCCGGTGAGCAGGTGCACTACCGTGTCGTCCTCGAAGGCGAGGACGGCGCCACGTCCGAGCCGGTGACGGGTCTGTTCCGCACCGCCCCGACCGCTCCCGGCGACATCAGGCTGCAGTGGTCCGGCGACACTGCCGGTCAGGGCTTCGGCATCAACCCCGACGTCGGTGGGATGACGATCTTCGACACGATGGCCCGTCGCGACCCGCACCTGTTCGTGCATTCCGGCGATGTCGTGTACGCCGACAATCCGCTGAAGGAGACCGTCGAACTGCCGGACGGCCGGATCTGGCGCAACGTCGTCACCGAACCCAAGAGCGCCGTGGCGCAGACCCTCGACGAGTACCGCGGCCAGTACGCCTACAACCTCATGGACGAGAACTACCGCAGGTTCAACTCCACCGTCGCACAGATCGTGCAGTGGGACGACCACGAGACCGTCAACAACTGGTACGCGGGTGAGATCCTGGATCTCGACCAGTACACCGAGAAAAACGTGGACGTCCTGGCGGAACGGGCTTTCCGTGCCTTCCACGAGTGGCTCCCGCTCGATCCGGCGGAGGCCGTCGACGGACGTATCCACCGGGTCGTGCGGTACGGACCGCTGCTCGACGTCTTCGTACTCGACATGCGGACCTACAAGGACGCCAACGGCACCAACGTCGGCGCGGCGGGACAGGTGCTCGGCAGCGCGCAGACGCGGTGGCTCATCGACGAACTCACCCGCTCGACCGCCACCTGGAAGATCATCGCCGCCGACCTGCCGATCGGCCTGGTGGTACCCGACGGCGACACGGCCTTCGAAGGAATCGCGAACGGGGACAACGGCGCTCCCTCGGGTCGGGAATCGGAGATCGCGCAGGTCCTGTCGGCCGTCAAGGCGCGCAGGATCACCGGCACGGTGTGGTTGACCGCCGACGTGCACTACACGGCCGCGCATCACTATTCGCCGGACCGCGCCTCGTTCACCGACTTCGACGAGTTCTGGGAGTTCGTCTCGGGACCGCTCAACGCCGGTGCTTTCGGCCCCAACGAACTGGACGGGACGTTCGGTCCCGAGGCCGTCTTCGTGCACGCGCCCCCGGCGGCGAACACCTCACCGATGGACGGATATCAGCACTTCGGGGAGGTGTTCGTCGACGGCGCGACGAAGCAGATGCGGGTCGAGTTGCTCGACTCGCGAGGGACGGTCCTGTTCCGTCAGGTGCTCGATCCACCGTCCTGA
- a CDS encoding adenylosuccinate synthase, whose protein sequence is MPAIVLIGAQWGDEGKGKATDLLGGRLQWVVRYQGGNNAGHTVVLPNGDKFALHLIPSGILTPGVNNVIGNGVVVDPGVLLTELEGLEKRDVDTSRLLLSADAHLIMPYHVAIDKVTERFLGKKKIGTTGRGIGPCYQDKIARVGVRVADVLDEKILTQKVEAALEFKNQVLVKIYNRKALDPQQVVEEVLTQAEGFKHRITDTRLELNKALERGDTILLEGSQGTLLDVDHGTYPYVTSSNPTAGGAAVGSGIGPAKISTVLGILKAYTTRVGSGPFPTELFDDHGAYLAKQGGEVGVTTGRARRTGWFDAVIARYATRVNGITDYFLTKLDVLSGLDTVPICVGYEVDGVRIDEMPMTQTDVHHAKPIYEEMPGWWEDITHARTFEELPKNAQNYVLRLEELSGAYISCIGVGPGRDETIVRRDVIR, encoded by the coding sequence ATGCCGGCAATCGTCCTGATCGGAGCCCAGTGGGGCGACGAGGGCAAGGGCAAAGCTACCGATCTACTCGGCGGACGTCTGCAGTGGGTCGTGCGCTACCAGGGTGGTAACAACGCCGGTCACACGGTCGTGCTGCCCAACGGCGACAAGTTCGCCCTGCACCTGATCCCGTCGGGAATCCTGACGCCCGGCGTCAACAACGTCATCGGCAACGGTGTCGTGGTGGATCCGGGTGTGCTGCTCACCGAGCTCGAAGGTCTCGAGAAGCGCGACGTCGACACGTCCCGTCTGCTGCTCTCGGCCGATGCGCACCTGATCATGCCGTACCACGTGGCCATCGACAAGGTCACCGAACGCTTCCTCGGCAAGAAGAAGATCGGCACCACCGGACGCGGTATCGGTCCCTGCTACCAGGACAAGATCGCCCGCGTCGGCGTGCGGGTCGCCGATGTGCTCGACGAGAAGATCCTGACCCAGAAGGTCGAGGCCGCACTGGAATTCAAGAACCAGGTGCTCGTCAAGATCTACAACCGCAAGGCGCTCGACCCGCAGCAGGTGGTCGAGGAGGTCCTCACCCAGGCCGAGGGTTTCAAGCACCGCATCACCGATACGCGCCTCGAACTGAACAAGGCGCTCGAGCGCGGCGACACGATCCTCCTCGAGGGTTCGCAGGGCACGCTGCTCGACGTCGACCACGGCACCTATCCGTACGTGACGTCGTCCAACCCCACCGCCGGCGGCGCCGCTGTCGGTTCCGGTATCGGCCCGGCGAAGATCTCGACGGTGCTGGGCATCCTCAAGGCCTACACCACCCGCGTCGGCTCCGGCCCGTTCCCGACCGAGCTGTTCGACGACCACGGCGCCTACCTGGCCAAGCAGGGTGGTGAGGTCGGTGTGACCACCGGTCGCGCCCGCCGTACGGGATGGTTCGACGCCGTCATCGCCCGCTACGCGACCCGCGTCAACGGCATCACCGACTACTTCCTCACCAAGCTCGACGTGCTGTCGGGCCTCGACACCGTGCCGATCTGCGTCGGCTACGAGGTCGACGGTGTGCGGATCGACGAGATGCCGATGACGCAGACCGACGTGCACCACGCCAAGCCGATCTACGAGGAGATGCCGGGCTGGTGGGAGGACATCACCCACGCCCGCACCTTCGAGGAGCTGCCGAAGAACGCGCAGAACTACGTGCTGCGTCTCGAGGAGCTCTCCGGCGCCTACATCTCCTGCATCGGTGTCGGACCGGGCCGTGACGAGACGATCGTCCGGCGCGACGTCATCCGCTGA
- a CDS encoding TerD family protein: MGVSLAKGGNVSLSKEAPNLTAVTVGLGWDVRATTGADFDLDASALLTSENGKVLSDQHFVFYNNLRSPDGSVEHTGDNLTGEGEGDDESVNVDLVAVPAEVKSIVFPVSIHDADARGQSFGQVRNAFIRVVDRADGRELARYDLTEDASTETAMVFGELYRHGGEWKFRAIGQGYASGLAGIARDYGVNVG; this comes from the coding sequence ATGGGTGTGAGCTTGGCCAAGGGCGGCAACGTTTCGCTGTCGAAGGAGGCTCCGAACCTGACGGCGGTGACGGTGGGTCTCGGCTGGGACGTGCGCGCGACGACCGGCGCGGACTTCGATCTCGACGCTAGCGCACTGCTGACGAGCGAGAACGGCAAGGTCCTGTCCGACCAGCATTTCGTCTTCTACAACAACCTGCGTTCGCCGGACGGCTCCGTCGAGCACACCGGCGACAACCTCACGGGTGAGGGCGAGGGCGACGACGAGAGCGTGAACGTCGACCTCGTCGCCGTTCCCGCGGAGGTCAAGTCGATCGTCTTCCCGGTGTCGATCCACGACGCCGACGCGCGGGGCCAGTCGTTCGGTCAGGTCCGCAACGCGTTCATCCGCGTCGTCGACCGCGCCGACGGCCGGGAACTCGCCCGCTACGACCTCACCGAGGATGCATCCACCGAGACCGCGATGGTCTTCGGTGAGCTGTACCGCCACGGTGGAGAGTGGAAGTTCCGCGCCATCGGCCAGGGCTACGCCTCCGGCCTGGCGGGCATCGCGCGGGACTACGGGGTCAACGTCGGCTGA
- a CDS encoding glycosyltransferase family 4 protein: protein MTPLRIALIASNRYPIRQPFAGGLEAHVWHLAHALGKDGHEVTLFAAPGSDPELPASFLEVPSFEVSELARSDVSMPPANGFLGDHHAYLSLMLDLAGPSADAFDVVHNHSLHYLPIAMARMLRTPLLCTLHTPPTPWLESAMATPGGCPGTFVAVSRHTATAWEHATPGPVAVVPNGVDLGAWPVGSGGEDLIWFGRLVPEKGAHLAIEAARRAGYRLRIAGPISNRRYFAEHVEPFLGPDVIYLGHLSQPDLAAAVGRSAAALITPQWDEPYGLVVAESLACGTPVVAFARGGIPEVVDESSGCLVAPDDIDGLAAAIPRAVRLSRASARARAEERCSERTMVDAYVSLYRELAGAA, encoded by the coding sequence ATGACGCCGTTGCGCATCGCGCTCATCGCGTCGAACAGATATCCGATCCGCCAGCCCTTCGCCGGCGGACTCGAAGCGCACGTGTGGCATCTCGCCCACGCGCTCGGCAAGGACGGCCACGAGGTGACGCTCTTCGCCGCACCGGGATCCGATCCGGAACTTCCGGCCTCGTTCCTCGAGGTGCCGTCCTTCGAGGTCAGCGAACTCGCACGCAGCGACGTGTCGATGCCCCCGGCGAACGGCTTCCTCGGCGACCACCACGCCTACCTGTCGCTGATGCTCGATCTCGCCGGACCGTCCGCCGATGCTTTCGACGTCGTGCACAACCACAGCCTGCACTACCTGCCGATAGCGATGGCCCGCATGTTGCGCACCCCGTTGCTCTGCACGCTGCACACGCCGCCGACGCCGTGGCTCGAGTCGGCGATGGCGACTCCGGGTGGGTGCCCGGGCACGTTCGTCGCGGTCAGCCGGCACACCGCGACGGCCTGGGAACACGCCACGCCCGGTCCGGTGGCGGTCGTGCCCAACGGTGTCGATCTCGGAGCGTGGCCGGTCGGTTCGGGAGGTGAGGACCTGATCTGGTTCGGCCGCCTCGTGCCGGAGAAGGGCGCGCATCTCGCGATCGAGGCCGCGCGCCGGGCCGGTTACCGGCTGCGGATCGCGGGCCCGATCAGCAACCGCAGGTACTTCGCGGAGCACGTCGAACCGTTCCTCGGTCCCGACGTGATCTATCTCGGTCATCTCTCCCAGCCGGATCTCGCTGCCGCGGTGGGACGTTCGGCAGCAGCACTCATCACCCCGCAATGGGACGAACCGTACGGTCTCGTCGTCGCCGAGTCCCTCGCATGCGGGACACCCGTGGTGGCCTTCGCGCGCGGCGGCATCCCGGAGGTCGTCGACGAGAGCAGCGGATGCCTGGTCGCGCCGGACGACATCGACGGCCTGGCCGCGGCGATACCCCGCGCGGTCCGTCTGTCCCGTGCCTCCGCCCGAGCCCGCGCGGAGGAGCGTTGTTCGGAACGCACGATGGTCGATGCCTACGTCTCGCTGTATCGGGAACTCGCGGGAGCGGCATGA
- a CDS encoding glycosyltransferase has product MIGYYIHHHGHGHRTRASSICAHLRTPVTALSSAPLGTAADAFDDVVLLPRDDLAVDTAQDPTAHDVLHWVPTHDDGLRERMHALGSWIAATRPSLLVVDVSVEVTLLARLYGIPVVVLAMPGERTDTAHTLAYRVADHLIAPWSQDVYDPHWLRSYATSYVGGISRFDGRPSPTRTAGEKPRVLVMSGSGGSSITVDDLHRFSSRFPQYEWEGLGVAGGPWIDDPWPVLTGADVVIGHAGQNTVADIAAAARPAVVIAEPRPFDEQRSTATALEKAGLTVGLDGWPDPNRWPELIERARGLGPVEWKRWQVDGAAARAAAILDELAERS; this is encoded by the coding sequence ATGATCGGCTACTACATCCATCATCACGGGCACGGACACCGCACCCGCGCGAGCAGCATCTGCGCGCATCTGCGGACGCCGGTGACGGCATTGTCGTCGGCGCCGCTCGGCACTGCCGCCGACGCCTTCGACGACGTCGTGCTGCTCCCCCGCGACGACCTCGCCGTCGACACCGCGCAGGACCCGACGGCCCACGACGTCCTCCACTGGGTTCCCACCCACGACGACGGTCTCCGCGAACGCATGCACGCACTGGGGTCGTGGATCGCCGCGACCCGCCCGAGCCTGCTGGTGGTGGACGTGTCGGTGGAGGTGACGCTCCTCGCCCGCTTGTACGGGATCCCCGTCGTGGTGCTCGCGATGCCGGGCGAGCGCACCGATACCGCCCACACGCTGGCCTACCGCGTCGCCGACCATCTCATCGCACCGTGGTCGCAGGACGTCTACGATCCGCACTGGCTGCGCTCGTACGCCACCTCGTACGTCGGCGGGATCAGCCGTTTCGACGGACGCCCGTCTCCCACCCGCACAGCCGGTGAGAAGCCGAGGGTCCTCGTCATGAGCGGCAGCGGCGGATCGTCGATCACCGTCGACGATCTGCACCGGTTCTCGTCGCGCTTCCCCCAGTACGAGTGGGAGGGTCTCGGTGTCGCGGGCGGCCCGTGGATCGACGATCCGTGGCCCGTCCTCACCGGAGCCGACGTCGTGATCGGGCATGCGGGCCAGAACACCGTCGCCGACATCGCGGCCGCCGCGCGACCTGCGGTCGTGATCGCCGAACCCCGTCCGTTCGACGAACAGCGTTCCACCGCAACGGCTCTGGAGAAGGCCGGACTGACGGTGGGTCTCGACGGGTGGCCCGACCCGAACCGCTGGCCCGAACTGATCGAGCGAGCACGCGGCCTCGGCCCCGTCGAATGGAAACGCTGGCAGGTCGACGGTGCCGCGGCACGTGCGGCGGCGATCCTGGACGAGCTGGCGGAGAGATCGTGA
- a CDS encoding glycosyltransferase family 2 protein, with product MTVSVVTVAASRSTHLRRQLDGLARSTRTPDEHIVVAMGDPQVAEVVAAAGSSARVVEMDVDSSKLPVGEARNLGARTASSDLLVFLDVDCIPAPDLIERYVEAAGRHPAALLSGPVTYLSEPGAGGYDLDRLGDSIDPHPARPFPSSGEIVLDDRHELFWSLSFASRSLVWDRIGGFCTAYSGYGGEDTDFGQKAARAGVPMAWVGGAHAFHQYHPVSNPPVEHLDDILTNAALFHQRWGWWPMRGWLDEFERLGLAAFDTRERRWVRTRP from the coding sequence GTGACGGTCTCGGTCGTCACCGTCGCCGCGAGTCGCAGCACGCATCTGCGACGGCAACTCGACGGCCTCGCACGCAGCACCCGGACACCCGACGAGCACATCGTCGTCGCGATGGGTGATCCGCAGGTCGCAGAGGTCGTCGCTGCTGCGGGATCGTCGGCGCGGGTGGTGGAGATGGACGTCGACTCCTCGAAACTGCCGGTCGGAGAGGCGCGGAATCTGGGTGCGCGGACGGCGTCGTCGGATCTGCTCGTCTTCCTCGACGTCGACTGCATCCCCGCTCCCGACCTGATCGAACGATATGTCGAGGCGGCCGGCCGGCACCCGGCTGCGCTGCTCAGCGGTCCGGTCACCTATCTGTCCGAACCGGGTGCCGGCGGCTACGACCTCGACCGGCTCGGCGACTCGATCGATCCGCATCCGGCCCGTCCGTTCCCCTCCTCGGGTGAGATCGTGCTGGACGACAGGCACGAATTGTTCTGGTCGCTGTCGTTCGCGTCCCGGTCGCTCGTGTGGGACCGCATCGGCGGGTTCTGCACCGCCTACAGCGGATACGGCGGCGAGGACACCGATTTCGGGCAGAAGGCCGCGCGTGCCGGAGTGCCGATGGCCTGGGTCGGCGGCGCCCACGCCTTCCACCAGTACCACCCGGTATCGAACCCACCGGTCGAGCATCTCGACGACATCCTCACCAACGCCGCGCTGTTCCACCAACGTTGGGGCTGGTGGCCGATGCGGGGGTGGCTCGACGAGTTCGAGCGTCTCGGTCTCGCCGCTTTCGACACCCGGGAGCGGCGATGGGTACGCACTCGACCGTGA